One Papaver somniferum cultivar HN1 unplaced genomic scaffold, ASM357369v1 unplaced-scaffold_76, whole genome shotgun sequence genomic window carries:
- the LOC113344385 gene encoding wall-associated receptor kinase 2-like, whose amino-acid sequence MDPRCFLLIQISCWLALVSFAAALDGTKQGCQEKCGNITVPYPFGITPGGADDIRGAEGCAINGIGYGYSVNCNTSYEPPKLFIGTGNVEILSISETEMRIKNFVPSVCNSMNGDLGQNHSDVAISFSKTHFTLSDTKNRFFVVGCDSGGLISGYDQLGKPYSSTCLSSCQNMEKVKEGSCNGSGCCQSTIPKRIQNYNTTVTTNINNTKASFLSFDPCVFAFVAEYEQFKFSIAYLLAMPDARDIPIVLDWAVGNKTCEEAQKDPTTFACKENSRCSNSTNCSGYHCTCLEGYKGNPYLSPGCQDINECEDAKNNPCAGICINTKGSFKCSCPEGSRGDGRKDGTGCTSNVVKTEEFPIIKVTLGIGLGLLFLIIATSWIYMIIRKRKLIELKEKFFQQNGGLILKQQLSSNEGSAETSSKIFTAAELKLATNNYDESLILGKGGYGTVYKGTLSDGRVVAIKKSKIVDQSQIEQFINEVVILTQVNHRNVVKLLGCCLETEVPLLVYEYVSNGTLFEHIHSGGGAPSLSWETRLRIAVETARALTYLHSSASIPIIHRDIKSPNILLDENYTAKVADFGASRLIPLDQTELSTLVLGTLGYLDPEYFNTSQLTEKSDVYSFGVVLVELLTAEMPISQERSEKQINLAPYFTSFVKDNKLFQLIDRRILNEGTPEQFIAAADLAIRCLRFNGEERPTMRQVTTELESLRGAEKQSLSLQPNQGKKKSNSQFEVPDDLCSVPITWATPADHSGQFSVYSEESEQYGLIGQTNIPR is encoded by the exons ATGGATCCACGGTGTTTCTTATTAATCCAGATCTCCTGCTGGTTAGCTTTAGTATCGTTTGCTGCTGCTTTGGATGGGACGAAGCAAGGTTGCCAAGAAAAATGCGGTAATATTACCGTTCCTTACCCTTTTGGTATAACTCCTGGAGGTGCGGATGACATTCGAGGAGCAGAAGGGTGCGCCATTAATGGAATTGGATATGGATATAGCGTCAACTGTAATACTTCATATGAACCTCCCAAGCTTTTCATAGGAACAGGTAATGTCGAAATATTAAGTATATCAGAAACCGAAATGCGCATAAAAAACTTCGTACCTAGTGTATGTAACAGTATGAATGGTGATTTGGGGCAAAATCATTCGGACGTCGCCATAAGCTTCTCCAAGACTCATTTTACATTGTCGGACACAAAGAACAGGTTTTTTGTGGTCGGGTGCGACTCTGGAGGGCTTATTTCAGGGTATGATCAGCTTGGAAAACCCTACTCAAGCACCTGCCTATCATCATGTCAGAACATGGAAAAGGTGAAGGAAGGATCTTGCAATGGCAGTGGATGTTGCCAGAGTACCATCCCAAAACGTATACAAAATTATAACACAACGGTGACGACGAATATCAATAATACTAAGGCATCCTTCTTGTCCTTCGACCCTTGCGTTTTTGCGTTTGTGGCTGAATATGAGCAGTTCAAATTCTCTATAGCATATCTTCTGGCCATGCCCGATGCAAGAGACATCCCGATCGTTCTTGATTGGGCAGTAGGGAATAAGACATGTGAAGAAGCACAAAAAGATCCTACCACTTTCGCATGCAAAGAAAACAGTCGTTGTAGCAATTCAACCAACTGTTCTGGGTATCATTGCACTTGCCTTGAAGGCTACAAAGGGAACCCTTATCTCAGTCCTGGATGCCAAG ACATCAACGAGTGTGAGGATGCTAAAAACAATCCCTGTGCAGGTATCTGCATCAATACGAAAGGAAGCTTCAAATGCAGTTGCCCAGAAGGCAGTCGTGGCGATGGGAGAAAAGACGGGACAGGTTGCACTAGCAATGTCGTCAAAACCGAAGAATTTCCAATCATAAAAGTTACTCTTG GTATTGGTTTGGGGCTATTGTTTCTGATTATTGCAACATCTTGGATATACATGAttataagaaaaagaaagctgatCGAACTGAAAGAGAAATTTTTCCAACAAAATGGTGGGTTGATATTAAAACAACAACTATCATCAAATGAAGGTAGTGCAGAGACTTCTTCAAAGATCTTCACAGCAGCAGAGCTAAAATTAGCTACCAATAATTATGATGAGAGTTTGATCCTGGGAAAAGGAGGCTACGGAACCGTTTACAAAGGAACCTTGTCAGATGGGCGGGTAGTGGCCATTAAGAAGTCCAAAATAGTTGATCAGAGTCAAATCGAGCAGTTTATAAATGAAGTTGTTATTCTAACTCAGGTTAACCATCGTAACGTGGTGAAACTCTTGGGTTGTTGTTTAGAAACTGAAGTTCCGTTGCTTGTGTATGAATACGTTTCTAATGGAACACTCTTCGAGCATATTCATTCCGGGGGTGGAGCGCCTTCGCTCTCCTGGGAAACCCGTTTGAGGATTGCTGTTGAAACTGCCCGTGCACTAACTTATTTACACTCATCAGCTTCGATACCCATAATTCATAGAGATATCAAGTCTCCCAACATACTTTTAGACGAAAATTACACTGCAAAAGTAGCAGACTTTGGAGCGTCCAGGCTGATTCCTCTTGACCAAACAGAATTATCCACGCTGGTATTGGGGACGTTAGGATATCTGGATCCAGAGTACTTCAACACAAGCCAACTGACAGAGAAGAGCGATGTATATAGTTTCGGTGTCGTTCTTGTAGAGCTCTTGACGGCAGAAATGCCCATTTCGCAAGAGAGATCTGAAAAGCAGATAAATCTTGCTCCCTATTTCACTTCGTTCGTGAAAGATAATAAACTGTTCCAACTTATTGATCGTCGAATACTCAACGAGGGGACTCCAGAACAGTTCATTGCAGCTGCAGATCTTGCAATAAGATGCCTGAGGTTCAACGGTGAAGAAAGGCCAACGATGAGACAAGTAACAACCGAGCTAGAAAGTTTGAGAGGGGCAGAGAAACAATCTTTGTCTTTACAACCAAACCAGGGGAAGAAGAAATCCAACTCGCAGTTTGAAGTACCGGACGATCTCTGTAGTGTACCAATAACTTGGGCAACACCTGCTGATCACTCTGGGCAGTTCAGCGTGTATTCTGAGGAATCTGAGCAATATGGTCTCATAGGTCAAACGAACATACCTCGATGA
- the LOC113344323 gene encoding putative leucine-rich repeat receptor-like protein kinase At2g19210, which produces MSIMKNTKLNLDYSISVLSFSLLILSVSAQENATHPVDVAGIILIQSAFPALGVVNSTLTDPCLPTPYSWVTCNSDNIPRVTALNCGSKGLSGILVDFSLMDALEIIDFSNNHLTQHFPDFLAKFPKLKELNLANTKMIGTVPTSLQKNQNLKLTVLPGNPYLCFSDDDSCSSIQLKTVIMFLMIAACVIIIV; this is translated from the exons ATGTCGATCATGAAGAATACAAAGCTCAATCTTGATTATTCCATATCAGTGTTGTCTTTCTCTCTTCTCATTTTATCGGTATCGGCACAAGAAAACGCAACACATCCCGTTGATG TTGCGGGGATAATTCTCATACAATCAGCTTTTCCTGCACTCGGGGTAGTAAATTCAACGTTGACTGATCCATGTCTTCCTACACCATATTCATGGGTTACTTGTAACTCGGATAATATCCCTCGAGTAACAGCACT AAATTGTGGCAGTAAAGGCCTATCGGGAATCCTGGTCGATTTTAGCTTAATGGATGCACTTGAAATCAT AGACTTCAGCAATAACCATTTGACACAACACTTTCCTGACTTTCTTGCCAAATTTCCTAAACTCAAAGAGTT gaATTTGGCAAATACCAAGATGATTGGAACAGTACCTACTTCATTACAGAAGAACCAGAACTTAAAGTTGAC GGTGTTGCCGGGTAACCCGTACTTGTGCTTTTCTGATGACGACTCATGCAGCTCGATACAACTTAAAACCGTCATAATGTTTCTAATGATCGCAGCTTGTGTGATAATCATCGTCTAG